One Campylobacter sputorum subsp. sputorum DNA segment encodes these proteins:
- the lspA gene encoding signal peptidase II, with translation MHKAIFKFGLFFLVILLLDQFIKQIFINGFRWNGEFFSLILTYNKGVAFSMFAFLEENLKYIQICIIALLLVYFIYQKNFFMKFPSLIGILIGAGSSNLLDRFIHGGVVDYVFWHKWFEFAVFNFADVMINISVGLILLIEIFSKKKDKNCKKISI, from the coding sequence ATGCATAAGGCGATATTTAAATTTGGACTATTTTTCTTAGTTATACTTTTATTGGATCAATTTATAAAACAGATTTTTATCAATGGTTTTAGATGGAATGGTGAATTTTTTTCACTCATTCTTACATACAATAAAGGTGTAGCTTTTTCGATGTTTGCATTTTTAGAAGAAAATTTAAAATATATACAAATTTGTATAATTGCTTTACTTTTGGTATATTTTATATATCAAAAAAATTTTTTTATGAAATTTCCATCTCTTATAGGTATTTTGATAGGAGCTGGAAGCTCAAATTTGCTTGATAGATTTATACATGGTGGCGTTGTGGATTATGTATTTTGGCATAAGTGGTTTGAGTTTGCTGTGTTTAATTTTGCAGATGTTATGATAAATATATCGGTTGGACTAATTTTATTGATTGAGATTTTTAGCAAAAAAAAGGATAAAAATTGCAAAAAAATATCTATATAG
- the glmM gene encoding phosphoglucosamine mutase, protein MRLFGTDGVRGKAGEKLSAHFSMRLAMAAGIYFRKYSHSNTILLGKDTRRSGYMIENAIVAGLTSVGYNVLQIGPMPTPAIAFLTEDMRCDAGIMISASHNPYYDNGIKFFDNEGNKLDENIEEEIENIFFNDEIINESQKTLMSIGSCKRIDDVIGRYIVQIKNSFPKELTMYGKRVVLDVANGAAYKVAPTVFKELGAEVIVINNSPDGKNINEKCGALFPENLANEVVRLRADVGFAYDGDADRLVVVNEKGEVAHGDALLGVLAIDLYNSKKLKNSSVVATVMSNAALEDYLKKHKIKLLRANVGDKYVLEQMRANDLNFGGEQSGHIIFGDYAKTGDGVISSLKFAACMVKSGKNASEILDEIKPYPQKLVNLKITEKKPLDKIEGIKELENSLAKDGIRSLFRYSGTENLIRLLLEGKNETLVSKRMEEVEKFFLKVLNA, encoded by the coding sequence ATGAGGCTTTTTGGAACAGATGGTGTTAGAGGCAAGGCAGGAGAAAAACTTAGTGCCCATTTTTCTATGCGTTTAGCAATGGCAGCTGGAATTTATTTTAGAAAATATTCACACTCAAACACAATTCTTTTAGGAAAAGATACTAGAAGAAGCGGATATATGATAGAAAATGCTATCGTTGCAGGACTAACTTCTGTTGGTTATAATGTTTTACAAATAGGTCCAATGCCAACACCTGCAATTGCTTTTTTAACTGAAGATATGAGATGTGATGCCGGAATTATGATATCAGCTTCACACAATCCATATTATGATAATGGTATTAAATTTTTTGATAATGAGGGCAACAAGCTAGATGAAAATATAGAAGAAGAGATTGAAAATATATTTTTCAACGATGAGATTATAAATGAGTCTCAAAAAACACTTATGTCTATTGGGTCATGTAAAAGAATAGACGATGTCATAGGTAGATACATAGTTCAGATAAAAAACTCTTTTCCAAAAGAGCTTACAATGTATGGAAAAAGAGTTGTCTTAGATGTAGCAAACGGAGCAGCTTACAAAGTCGCACCAACAGTATTTAAAGAGCTTGGTGCCGAAGTTATCGTTATAAACAATTCTCCAGATGGCAAAAATATAAATGAAAAATGCGGTGCACTTTTTCCAGAAAATTTAGCAAACGAAGTTGTTAGGTTAAGAGCCGATGTTGGCTTTGCTTATGATGGAGATGCAGATAGACTTGTGGTTGTAAATGAAAAAGGAGAAGTTGCTCACGGAGATGCACTTCTTGGTGTTTTAGCTATAGATCTTTATAACTCAAAAAAACTCAAAAATAGCTCAGTTGTGGCTACTGTTATGAGTAATGCAGCCCTTGAAGATTATCTTAAAAAGCATAAAATAAAACTTTTAAGAGCAAATGTTGGCGATAAATATGTTTTAGAGCAAATGAGAGCAAATGATTTAAATTTTGGTGGCGAACAGAGTGGTCATATAATATTTGGTGATTATGCAAAAACTGGAGATGGGGTTATATCTTCTTTGAAATTTGCGGCTTGTATGGTAAAAAGCGGCAAAAATGCAAGTGAAATTTTAGATGAGATAAAACCTTACCCACAAAAACTTGTTAATCTAAAAATAACAGAAAAAAAACCTCTTGATAAGATAGAGGGAATAAAAGAACTTGAAAACTCTCTTGCAAAAGATGGTATACGCTCACTATTTAGATATTCAGGAACAGAAAATCTAATAAGACTTCTTTTAGAAGGCAAAAACGAAACATTAGTAAGCAAAAGAATGGAAGAGGTTGAGAAATTCTTTTTAAAAGTATTAAATGCATAA
- the rpsT gene encoding 30S ribosomal protein S20, whose translation MANHKSSEKRARQTLKKTERNRFYRTRLKNITRDVRAAAESGDKEAALAAFKIANKSFHSFVSKGFLKKETASRRVSRLAKLINKIDQAA comes from the coding sequence ATGGCAAACCATAAATCATCAGAAAAAAGAGCTAGACAAACTCTTAAAAAAACTGAGAGAAATAGATTTTATCGCACAAGATTAAAAAACATCACAAGAGATGTTAGAGCAGCAGCTGAAAGTGGCGATAAAGAGGCGGCATTAGCTGCATTTAAAATTGCAAATAAAAGCTTTCATAGTTTTGTAAGCAAAGGATTTTTAAAGAAAGAAACTGCTTCAAGGCGCGTAAGTAGACTTGCAAAACTTATAAATAAAATAGATCAAGCTGCATAA
- the prfA gene encoding peptide chain release factor 1 — MFIDKLKPFVARYDELSSLLCSKEILQDIEKMTSLSKEQSDIEPIRNASLDYFKVLDDIENNKAILDDSELGELAKEELKELEAKKTRLEEDIKILLIPKDPNDDKNIFLEIRAGTGGDEAALFAGDLANAYMRYTEVRGYKFEIVSLSEGSVGGYKEIILLVKGKGAYSRLKFEGGTHRVQRVPQTESQGRVHTSAITVAVMPEAEDSDIQINPNDLKIDVMRSSGHGGQSVNTTDSAVRVTHIPTGLVVVNQDGKSQHKNKDAALKVLRARLYDMQEQARLEEERAKRKDQVGTGDRSGRIRTYNYPQNRISDHRINLTLYRLDAIMAAGLFDEIIDPLIAHHQAMAIENQDI; from the coding sequence ATGTTTATAGATAAGCTAAAACCTTTTGTAGCTCGTTATGACGAGTTAAGTTCTTTGCTTTGCTCAAAAGAAATTTTGCAAGATATAGAAAAAATGACATCTCTTTCAAAAGAGCAAAGCGATATAGAGCCTATAAGAAACGCCAGTTTGGATTATTTCAAGGTTTTAGATGATATAGAAAATAATAAAGCTATACTTGATGATAGTGAGCTTGGCGAACTTGCCAAAGAAGAGTTAAAAGAGCTTGAAGCGAAAAAAACCAGACTAGAAGAAGATATCAAAATTTTACTTATCCCAAAAGATCCAAATGATGATAAAAATATATTTTTAGAGATTCGTGCTGGAACTGGTGGAGATGAAGCCGCTTTATTTGCTGGAGATCTTGCTAATGCTTATATGCGTTATACTGAGGTTAGAGGATATAAATTTGAGATAGTTAGTCTTAGTGAGGGCAGTGTTGGCGGATATAAAGAGATTATTTTGCTCGTAAAAGGCAAAGGTGCGTATTCCAGACTTAAATTTGAAGGTGGAACACATAGAGTTCAAAGGGTTCCACAAACCGAAAGTCAAGGCAGAGTTCATACAAGTGCTATAACAGTTGCAGTTATGCCTGAGGCCGAGGATAGCGATATACAAATAAATCCAAATGATTTAAAAATAGATGTTATGAGAAGTTCTGGTCATGGCGGACAATCTGTAAATACTACCGATTCAGCCGTTCGCGTAACGCACATCCCAACAGGACTTGTTGTTGTAAATCAAGACGGAAAATCTCAACACAAAAACAAAGACGCCGCACTAAAGGTTTTAAGAGCGAGACTTTATGATATGCAAGAGCAAGCAAGACTAGAAGAAGAAAGAGCAAAAAGAAAAGATCAAGTTGGCACAGGAGATAGAAGTGGTAGGATTAGAACTTATAACTATCCTCAAAATCGCATTTCAGATCACCGCATAAATTTAACACTTTATAGACTAGATGCCATAATGGCTGCAGGACTTTTTGATGAGATTATAGATCCTCTCATAGCTCATCATCAAGCTATGGCTATAGAAAATCAGGATATATAA
- a CDS encoding flagellin B, with amino-acid sequence MGFRINTNIAAMNAHANSVVNNRSLDNSLGRLSSGLRIQTAADDASGLAIADSLRSQASSLGQAIANGNDAIGIIKIADKAMDEQLKLLDTIKAKAVQAAQDGQTTESRRAIQNDIVRLMESLDNIGNTTSFNGQKLLSGTFINKEFQVGAYSNESVKATIGATTSNKIGLTRFETGASITASSEVKIKFINTDGVNDYEIESAVISTSVGTGIGVLAENINKVSDKTGIRATYNVQTTGKSAVQEGSTTSAFAINGVIIGKVDYKNNDSTGALVAAINAVKDTTGVEASVDSRGHLNLTSRDGRGIKIEGLDKAKDKTGISGQTENYGRLSLTRLSGNDIIVSGGKNGKIGFETEGKVAQKTVSLREIKGVIEKDVASAMGFNANANVEFISTSKTAGVTTLKGAMAVMNIAETAIKNLDSIRADLGSVQNQITSTVNNISVTQVNVKSAESQIRDVDFASESAEFSKFNILAQSGSYAMSQANAVQQNVLRLLQ; translated from the coding sequence ATGGGATTTCGTATTAACACTAACATTGCAGCAATGAACGCTCACGCTAACTCTGTTGTAAATAACAGAAGTTTAGACAACTCTTTAGGTAGATTAAGTTCTGGTCTTAGAATTCAAACCGCAGCAGATGATGCTTCTGGTCTTGCAATAGCAGATAGCTTACGCTCACAAGCAAGTTCACTTGGTCAAGCTATTGCAAATGGTAATGATGCTATTGGTATCATTAAGATTGCTGATAAAGCTATGGATGAGCAACTTAAACTACTTGATACTATCAAAGCTAAAGCAGTTCAAGCAGCACAAGATGGTCAAACAACTGAGTCTCGTCGTGCTATACAAAACGATATTGTTCGCCTTATGGAATCACTTGATAACATAGGAAATACAACAAGCTTTAACGGGCAAAAGTTACTTTCTGGAACATTTATCAATAAAGAGTTTCAAGTGGGTGCTTACTCAAATGAGAGTGTTAAAGCTACAATTGGAGCTACAACATCAAATAAGATAGGTTTAACTAGATTTGAAACAGGTGCTAGCATTACAGCTTCTAGTGAAGTTAAAATTAAGTTTATAAATACAGATGGCGTAAATGACTATGAGATAGAAAGTGCTGTTATCTCAACAAGTGTTGGAACAGGTATAGGAGTGCTTGCTGAAAATATCAACAAAGTTTCTGATAAAACAGGTATCCGTGCAACTTATAATGTTCAAACAACTGGTAAATCAGCTGTGCAAGAAGGCTCTACAACTTCAGCTTTTGCTATTAACGGTGTTATCATAGGTAAAGTTGATTATAAAAATAATGACTCAACTGGAGCTTTAGTTGCTGCTATAAATGCTGTTAAAGATACAACAGGTGTTGAAGCAAGCGTTGATAGCAGAGGTCACCTAAACTTAACTTCAAGGGATGGTAGAGGTATCAAGATAGAAGGTCTTGATAAAGCTAAAGACAAAACTGGTATTAGTGGTCAAACTGAAAACTATGGTCGTTTAAGTCTTACTAGACTTTCAGGAAATGATATAATAGTTTCTGGTGGAAAAAATGGTAAAATAGGCTTTGAAACAGAAGGAAAAGTAGCGCAAAAAACAGTATCTCTAAGAGAGATAAAAGGTGTTATAGAAAAAGATGTTGCCTCAGCTATGGGCTTTAATGCGAATGCAAATGTTGAGTTCATAAGCACTTCTAAAACAGCTGGTGTTACAACTCTAAAAGGTGCTATGGCTGTTATGAATATAGCTGAAACTGCTATCAAAAACCTTGATAGCATTAGAGCTGACCTTGGTTCTGTTCAAAATCAAATAACATCAACTGTAAATAACATTTCAGTAACTCAAGTAAATGTTAAATCAGCTGAATCTCAAATCAGAGATGTTGACTTTGCTAGTGAGAGTGCTGAGTTCTCTAAATTTAACATTCTCGCACAATCAGGAAGTTATGCAATGAGTCAAGCAAATGCTGTTCAACAAAATGTTTTAAGATTACTACAATAA
- a CDS encoding efflux RND transporter periplasmic adaptor subunit, translating to MSRNIKFILLFVFAFFVIGCEKEQPKQDKQKQSKPPMEVSIYTAKSDNIPISFEFPARITSKQDVMVVAKVPGTLQEQYFKAGDKVKKGDKLFLIEPDKYEAAKLSAQASLEVANADFKRAELEYNRAKNLKNNNAISQKEFDAAVSTYGITKAQIQSAKANLKNADIDLSYTEVRAPFDGILGDPLVDVGSYVNLSSANLVRLTKLNPIDVDFAISEIDSLNINQNLDSKQWQQVGNKANLKVGDNIYSGKVTFIDKVVDNKTGTISAKAEFDNNQSNLLPGSYGRIKMEGFYEKNGYKIPSIALQQDEIGPYVYIIKEDKVSKSYVKMVSQNSNEVIIRDGLNDGDKIIIDNFKKISVGASVVEAKENK from the coding sequence ATGAGTAGAAACATTAAATTTATTTTGTTATTTGTTTTTGCTTTTTTTGTTATAGGGTGTGAAAAAGAGCAACCAAAACAAGATAAACAAAAGCAATCTAAACCACCTATGGAAGTCAGCATCTACACAGCTAAAAGTGATAATATCCCAATATCATTTGAATTTCCTGCTAGGATTACTAGTAAGCAAGATGTTATGGTGGTTGCAAAAGTTCCAGGAACTTTGCAAGAACAATACTTTAAAGCTGGTGATAAAGTAAAAAAAGGTGATAAACTTTTTTTAATAGAACCGGATAAATATGAAGCAGCAAAGCTTAGTGCCCAGGCTTCTTTAGAGGTTGCAAATGCTGATTTTAAAAGAGCTGAGCTTGAGTATAATCGTGCAAAAAATCTAAAAAACAACAATGCAATAAGTCAAAAAGAATTCGATGCTGCGGTTTCTACATATGGTATAACAAAAGCACAAATTCAAAGTGCAAAAGCAAATTTGAAAAATGCAGATATTGATTTGAGCTATACAGAAGTTAGAGCGCCTTTTGATGGCATACTTGGGGATCCATTGGTTGATGTTGGAAGCTATGTAAATTTAAGCAGTGCAAATTTGGTTCGTCTTACAAAGCTAAATCCAATAGATGTTGATTTTGCTATTTCAGAAATAGATAGCTTAAATATAAATCAAAATTTAGATTCAAAGCAATGGCAACAAGTTGGAAATAAGGCAAATTTAAAAGTTGGAGATAATATTTATAGCGGAAAAGTAACTTTTATTGACAAAGTTGTAGATAATAAAACCGGTACAATATCTGCAAAAGCGGAATTTGATAATAACCAAAGTAATCTTTTGCCAGGATCTTATGGAAGAATAAAAATGGAAGGTTTTTATGAAAAAAACGGATATAAAATTCCATCAATCGCATTACAACAAGACGAAATAGGACCTTATGTTTATATAATCAAAGAAGATAAAGTTTCAAAATCTTATGTCAAAATGGTTTCACAAAATTCAAATGAAGTAATTATTAGAGATGGCTTGAATGATGGAGACAAAATTATAATCGATAATTTCAAAAAAATAAGTGTTGGTGCAAGTGTTGTCGAGGCTAAGGAGAATAAGTAA
- a CDS encoding efflux RND transporter permease subunit has product MFSKFFIHRPVFACVISIVIVIAGIISLKALPVEEYPQLTPPQIVVHAVYPGADAQTIADTVAAPLEDAINGVENMIYMQSTSSSSGVMTLSVYFKIGTDPQEATVNVNNRVRSAEAQLPQEVKRNGITAFERSTSILSVVTVFDPNKDMDIVEINNYATINIAETLKRVPGVGEAVVIGEKDYSIRIWLKPDLMQKYAITTTDIINSIREQNSQFAAGKLGEAPLSTDNPYVLSIKPEGRLKSIKEFENIIIRSDNDGSMLRLKDLADIEFGAQNYTFEGKMNGVPTAPILIFLQNDANALATSQAIKAELERLSKSFPGTLTYNIPYDTTDFIQVSINEVVKTFIEALILVIIVMYFFLGNLRATLIPMLAVPVSIIGAFGGIYLMGFSINMITLFALILAIGIVVDDAIIVIENVERILEEEPELSVVEATEKAMGQMFAPVVSIVLVLSAVFVPVAFMEGFVGIIQKQFALTLVVSVCISGLVALTLTPALCATILTKKREEKFWIVKKFNDFFDFSTNIFTAGVAKILRHIIPSLIFIAIMLFSIYHLMKVVPGGLVPMEDKGAVIAVTTLPPASTLARTSQNIDNISKVLSQDENIKYISAMMGYDLFSGSLRENAAVMFINFIDWSKRTTRESSSFYLADKYNKMLYSDRDSMTFVMNPPPIIGLSVTGGFEMYAQSNTGKGYNEIEADMQKLAQAANQRPELKMVRTTLDTNFPQYELTLDRDKVKMLGIDIQDLFLTINANIGTYYVNDFNLMGKTFKVNLRAKSEFRNNPDDFRMLYVRNSDGDMIPLDNVVSLKRVLGPDNVDRFNGFRAAKIMGEPNTGYTSGQAIKAINEVFNDMFDNEYTIGWSGSAYQEVQSSGTGTTAFIFGLIFVYLILAAQYERWLMPAAVITAVPFSVFGALLASYFGGQNNDVYFQIGLLLLIGLAAKNAILIVEFAMEEHRNGKSIFEASINASKIRFRPIVMTSLAFTLGVLPMVLSSDAGSASRHALGTGVVGGMIAASTIAIFFIPMFFYIFESFNSWLDGKFGKNDSDDTNKNSSNLLNDEKVLLENKGSSNV; this is encoded by the coding sequence ATGTTTTCTAAATTTTTCATACACAGGCCGGTGTTTGCTTGCGTAATATCCATAGTAATTGTAATAGCCGGTATTATAAGTCTAAAAGCACTTCCTGTTGAAGAATACCCACAACTTACACCGCCTCAAATAGTTGTTCATGCTGTTTATCCGGGTGCTGATGCACAAACGATAGCAGACACTGTTGCTGCACCACTAGAAGATGCTATAAATGGTGTTGAAAATATGATATATATGCAAAGCACATCTAGTTCTAGTGGAGTTATGACATTAAGTGTTTATTTTAAAATAGGCACAGATCCTCAAGAAGCAACAGTAAATGTAAATAATAGAGTTAGATCAGCTGAAGCACAACTTCCTCAAGAGGTAAAAAGAAACGGAATAACTGCTTTTGAGAGAAGTACTTCGATTCTTAGTGTTGTTACTGTTTTTGATCCAAATAAAGATATGGATATAGTTGAGATAAACAACTATGCAACTATAAATATAGCAGAAACTTTAAAAAGAGTTCCAGGTGTCGGGGAAGCTGTTGTTATAGGCGAAAAAGATTATTCTATAAGAATTTGGCTAAAACCTGATTTGATGCAAAAATATGCTATAACTACAACAGATATAATAAATTCTATAAGAGAACAAAATTCACAATTTGCGGCAGGTAAGCTTGGCGAAGCTCCGCTTAGCACTGATAATCCTTATGTTTTATCAATAAAACCAGAAGGAAGATTAAAAAGTATAAAAGAATTTGAAAATATTATCATAAGAAGTGATAATGATGGTTCTATGCTTAGATTAAAAGATTTGGCAGATATTGAATTTGGGGCTCAAAATTATACTTTTGAAGGAAAAATGAATGGTGTTCCTACTGCTCCTATTTTGATATTTTTACAAAATGATGCAAACGCACTTGCCACATCTCAAGCTATTAAAGCCGAACTTGAAAGACTTTCAAAATCTTTTCCAGGGACTTTAACTTATAACATACCTTATGATACAACAGATTTTATACAAGTTTCTATAAATGAAGTAGTAAAGACATTTATAGAAGCACTTATTCTTGTTATTATTGTAATGTATTTTTTCCTAGGCAATCTAAGAGCTACTTTGATACCAATGCTTGCTGTTCCAGTATCTATAATAGGGGCTTTTGGTGGTATATATCTAATGGGATTTTCTATAAATATGATTACGCTTTTTGCTCTTATTTTGGCAATTGGTATTGTTGTAGATGATGCTATTATAGTTATAGAAAATGTTGAGAGAATTTTAGAAGAAGAGCCAGAACTTAGCGTAGTTGAGGCTACTGAAAAAGCTATGGGGCAGATGTTTGCACCAGTTGTGTCTATAGTTCTTGTGCTTTCTGCTGTATTTGTTCCTGTTGCTTTTATGGAAGGGTTTGTTGGAATTATACAAAAACAATTTGCATTAACTCTAGTTGTTTCTGTGTGTATATCAGGTCTTGTTGCGCTAACGCTAACTCCAGCACTTTGCGCCACAATACTTACTAAAAAAAGAGAAGAAAAATTTTGGATAGTTAAAAAATTTAATGACTTTTTTGATTTTTCTACAAATATATTTACAGCAGGTGTTGCAAAAATATTAAGACACATCATACCTTCTCTTATTTTTATTGCAATTATGCTCTTTAGCATTTATCATCTTATGAAAGTGGTGCCAGGAGGGCTTGTTCCTATGGAAGATAAGGGTGCTGTAATTGCTGTAACAACACTACCGCCGGCTTCAACCTTGGCAAGAACTTCTCAAAATATTGATAATATATCAAAAGTTTTGTCTCAAGATGAAAATATAAAATATATAAGTGCTATGATGGGATATGATCTTTTTTCTGGTTCATTAAGAGAAAATGCTGCGGTAATGTTTATAAATTTCATTGATTGGTCAAAAAGAACTACTCGAGAATCTTCGTCATTTTATCTAGCCGATAAATATAATAAAATGTTGTATTCAGATAGAGATTCAATGACTTTTGTTATGAATCCACCTCCAATCATCGGTCTTTCTGTTACCGGTGGTTTTGAAATGTATGCTCAGTCAAATACCGGTAAAGGCTATAATGAGATTGAAGCTGATATGCAAAAATTAGCACAAGCTGCAAATCAAAGACCTGAGTTAAAAATGGTAAGAACAACTTTAGATACAAATTTCCCTCAGTATGAATTAACTCTTGATCGAGACAAAGTTAAAATGCTTGGGATTGATATACAAGATCTATTTTTAACTATAAATGCAAATATCGGGACTTATTATGTAAATGATTTTAACTTGATGGGAAAAACTTTTAAAGTAAATTTAAGGGCAAAAAGTGAATTTAGAAATAACCCCGATGATTTTAGAATGCTTTATGTTAGAAATAGTGATGGAGATATGATTCCATTAGATAATGTTGTTAGTCTAAAAAGAGTTTTAGGTCCTGATAATGTCGATAGATTTAATGGATTTAGAGCTGCAAAGATTATGGGTGAGCCAAATACTGGTTATACATCTGGACAAGCTATTAAGGCTATAAATGAAGTATTTAATGATATGTTTGATAACGAATATACTATAGGCTGGTCCGGTAGTGCTTATCAAGAAGTTCAATCAAGCGGAACCGGAACAACTGCTTTTATTTTTGGTCTTATATTTGTTTATCTCATACTTGCAGCTCAGTATGAAAGATGGCTTATGCCAGCTGCTGTAATAACCGCTGTTCCTTTTTCTGTTTTTGGTGCTTTGTTGGCTTCATATTTTGGTGGACAAAATAACGATGTTTATTTTCAGATAGGACTTTTGTTGTTAATAGGACTTGCGGCTAAAAATGCTATACTTATAGTTGAGTTTGCTATGGAAGAACACAGAAATGGAAAAAGCATTTTTGAAGCTTCTATAAATGCATCAAAGATAAGATTTAGACCTATTGTTATGACATCTTTAGCTTTTACTTTGGGAGTTTTGCCAATGGTATTAAGCTCAGATGCAGGCTCAGCTTCAAGGCATGCTCTTGGAACCGGTGTTGTTGGTGGAATGATAGCAGCTTCAACGATAGCAATATTTTTTATACCAATGTTTTTTTATATTTTTGAGAGTTTTAATTCTTGGTTAGATGGTAAATTTGGTAAAAATGACAGCGATGATACAAATAAAAACAGTTCAAATTTATTAAATGATGAAAAAGTATTGCTAGAAAATAAAGGATCATCAAATGTTTAG
- a CDS encoding efflux transporter outer membrane subunit codes for MFRIVFVIFIAIFVSGCSFKPDIPIQKSPDFNASIASVNINDKWWEVFNSKTLNSLVESALTHNSDLNLALNSIESSRVALGLQELEYLPNVNISGSAIRQNNFPKAVDLNSHGVYSIGAMLNYEIDLWGRVRNSVGAAKSMYKSSIYDHESAKLSIASNVAYSYFLLLSLKAQESILQDTLKSYINSMEFRQNQLKAGSISKIVYYQAKSQVDSAKSQLAEITDLLSKANTALLILTGKNYEEILHNDINVDISLSSIVENANVDLPAGISSDILLKRPDVASSLEILKSTNFLIGVRKAEYFPQISLTGMFGYSSGEFDRLFVSNANTWNIGGSLIGPLIDFGRTSKRVELANLEQNASLIMYDKTVKEAFGEVRDALNNRENSLKKQDSLKELVDSQTKIYDLAETRFNSGYSDYLELLDAQRYLLNAKLSLVKSKQDVLNSMVGVYKAFGGGFELKDKEDINILNNKNN; via the coding sequence ATGTTTAGAATTGTATTTGTTATTTTTATCGCTATTTTTGTATCAGGATGTTCTTTTAAGCCAGACATTCCTATACAAAAATCGCCTGATTTTAATGCTAGTATAGCAAGTGTAAATATAAATGATAAATGGTGGGAGGTTTTTAATTCTAAAACTTTAAATTCTTTGGTTGAGAGTGCATTAACGCATAACTCTGATTTAAATTTAGCATTAAATTCCATAGAAAGTTCCAGGGTTGCCCTAGGATTACAAGAACTAGAGTATCTTCCAAATGTAAATATTAGTGGTAGCGCCATTAGGCAAAACAACTTTCCTAAGGCTGTGGATTTAAACTCTCACGGGGTTTATAGTATTGGGGCTATGTTAAATTACGAGATTGATTTATGGGGAAGAGTTAGAAATAGTGTAGGTGCTGCTAAATCTATGTATAAATCTAGTATATATGATCATGAGAGTGCTAAGCTTAGCATAGCTTCAAATGTTGCTTATTCTTATTTTTTACTATTATCACTAAAAGCTCAAGAGAGTATCTTGCAAGATACTCTAAAAAGTTATATAAACAGCATGGAATTTAGACAAAATCAACTAAAAGCAGGTTCTATAAGCAAGATTGTGTATTATCAAGCAAAATCACAAGTAGATTCGGCAAAATCACAACTTGCTGAGATTACAGATCTTTTATCTAAGGCAAATACTGCTCTTTTAATACTTACAGGAAAAAATTACGAAGAAATTTTGCATAATGATATAAATGTTGATATATCTTTAAGCTCTATTGTTGAAAACGCTAATGTTGATTTACCAGCAGGAATTAGTTCAGATATTTTACTTAAAAGACCAGATGTTGCGAGCTCTTTAGAAATTTTAAAATCAACAAATTTTTTAATCGGAGTTAGAAAGGCGGAGTATTTTCCGCAAATTTCATTAACCGGAATGTTTGGTTATAGTAGTGGCGAATTTGATAGATTATTTGTTAGTAATGCAAATACTTGGAATATAGGCGGTAGTTTGATAGGACCGCTTATAGACTTTGGTAGAACTTCTAAAAGAGTTGAACTTGCCAATCTTGAACAAAATGCTAGTTTGATAATGTATGATAAGACTGTTAAAGAGGCTTTTGGCGAAGTTAGAGATGCACTAAACAATAGAGAAAATTCTCTTAAAAAACAAGATAGTTTAAAAGAACTTGTTGATTCTCAGACAAAGATTTATGATCTTGCTGAAACTAGATTTAATTCCGGATATAGCGATTATTTAGAACTTTTAGATGCACAAAGATATCTTCTTAATGCAAAACTTTCGCTTGTTAAATCAAAGCAAGATGTGTTAAATAGCATGGTTGGAGTGTATAAGGCATTTGGTGGCGGATTTGAACTTAAAGATAAAGAAGATATAAATATCTTAAATAATAAAAACAACTAA